The proteins below come from a single Dinghuibacter silviterrae genomic window:
- a CDS encoding DUF885 family protein encodes MIRLFVAVLVAALLPGVSRAQADVYLPCTQMPELIQLFQADHAALDRFYFVEMSPERGKRYQELCKAYLGKLEATDYNALSTGCKVDYILFRRDLNEEIHRYDEEARAYRGLHDTWFPFADTLYAMEKARRRGAKPDARLVAADFDRITRQLHTLETRLAADPGIGVADVRSAQSIIEGLKYAAGSVFKFYNGYDPDFSWWVPLPYRALDSSLEVYATAFGHKLEAKSLQKDSSGIVGNPIGRDEIVRQLRYEMIPYTPEELIDIANKEFAWCDKEMLKASRELGFGDNWKAALEKVKNTYVTPGDQPGAMMELYNESIAFLKDKDLVTIPPLADETWRMVMMSPRQQLINPFFYGGEEFSISYPTNTMNYDDRMMSMRGNNPHFSRATVHHELIAGHYLQQFSCEHYKTYRHFETPFWTEGWALYWERLLWAQGFPRSPEDRIGMLFWRMHRCARIIFSLNYHTGKWTPQQCIDFLVDRVGHERANAEGEVRRSFVGGYSPLYQVAYMIGGLQFEALKHELVDSGKMTFKQYHDAVLHENNLPVEMVRAILTNQAPAKDFETHWRFYTPPMAN; translated from the coding sequence ATGATACGATTGTTCGTGGCCGTGCTCGTTGCCGCGCTCCTGCCTGGCGTTAGTCGCGCCCAGGCGGATGTTTACCTCCCCTGTACCCAGATGCCGGAGCTCATCCAGCTCTTCCAGGCCGACCACGCCGCCCTGGACCGGTTCTATTTCGTGGAGATGTCCCCGGAACGCGGCAAGCGCTACCAGGAACTCTGCAAAGCGTACCTCGGCAAACTGGAAGCCACGGATTATAACGCCCTGTCCACCGGTTGCAAGGTGGACTATATCCTTTTCCGCCGGGACCTGAACGAAGAAATCCACCGTTACGACGAGGAAGCGCGAGCCTACCGCGGTTTGCATGACACCTGGTTCCCTTTTGCCGACACCTTGTATGCCATGGAAAAGGCCAGGAGAAGGGGCGCAAAGCCGGACGCCCGCCTGGTGGCGGCCGACTTCGACCGGATCACCCGCCAGCTCCACACCCTCGAAACAAGGCTGGCCGCGGACCCCGGCATCGGGGTGGCCGATGTCCGCTCCGCACAAAGCATCATCGAGGGGCTGAAATATGCCGCGGGCAGCGTTTTTAAATTCTACAACGGGTACGACCCCGACTTCAGCTGGTGGGTCCCCCTCCCCTACCGGGCGCTGGACAGCAGCCTGGAGGTGTATGCCACCGCTTTCGGACACAAACTGGAAGCCAAAAGCCTCCAAAAGGATTCGAGCGGCATCGTGGGCAATCCCATCGGCCGTGACGAGATTGTCCGCCAGCTCCGTTATGAAATGATCCCCTATACACCCGAGGAGCTCATCGACATCGCGAACAAGGAATTCGCCTGGTGCGACAAGGAAATGCTCAAGGCCTCCAGGGAGCTGGGATTTGGCGACAACTGGAAGGCTGCCCTGGAAAAAGTAAAAAATACGTATGTCACCCCCGGAGACCAGCCCGGGGCGATGATGGAGCTCTATAACGAATCCATTGCTTTTCTAAAAGACAAGGACCTCGTCACGATCCCGCCCTTGGCGGACGAAACCTGGCGGATGGTCATGATGAGCCCGCGGCAACAACTGATCAATCCCTTTTTCTACGGAGGTGAAGAATTCAGTATCTCCTACCCTACCAACACCATGAACTACGACGACCGGATGATGAGCATGCGCGGGAACAACCCCCATTTCAGCCGGGCCACCGTCCACCATGAGCTCATCGCGGGTCACTACCTCCAGCAATTCAGCTGCGAACACTATAAGACCTACCGGCACTTCGAAACGCCATTCTGGACCGAAGGCTGGGCCCTCTATTGGGAACGACTGCTGTGGGCCCAGGGCTTCCCCCGCTCCCCCGAAGACCGCATCGGGATGCTTTTCTGGCGGATGCACCGCTGCGCCCGGATAATTTTTTCCCTCAACTACCATACCGGTAAGTGGACGCCACAACAATGCATCGACTTCCTCGTCGACCGCGTGGGTCACGAGCGCGCCAATGCCGAGGGCGAGGTCCGGCGCTCCTTTGTCGGCGGGTACAGCCCGCTCTACCAGGTGGCCTATATGATCGGCGGTCTTCAGTTCGAGGCCCTCAAACACGAACTCGTCGACAGCGGCAAAATGACCTTTAAACAATACCACGACGCCGTCCTCCACGAGAACAACCTACCCGTCGAGATGGTTCGCGCGATCCTCACCAACCAGGCGCCGGCCAAGGATTTCGAGACGCATTGGCGCTTCTATACGCCGCCAATGGCGAACTAG
- a CDS encoding NAD(P)/FAD-dependent oxidoreductase — MKAVVIGGGITGLCSAWYLRKAGWDVTVLDRSDLKDNCSYGNLGMIVPSHFVPLAAPGMVMQGIKWMFDSSSPFYIKPSLNPALVSWGWKFMRSATREHVERSGPYLRDLNVYSKQLYETLAQEPGFDFALEKKGILMYFKTPRVAEEEIHLGIQARRMGLDVEALEPAAVQALEPGLDLDILGAVHYRCDAHLYPNRLMPQLIGALRGAGVTFELDAPVTGIERSGSRVAAVQTTRDRYTADKFVLTGGSWLPGLAAMAGVSIPLMPGKGYSFTLDNPITLLNIPAILCEARVAITPMAGKMRYGGTMEIDKVNDKIRMNRVEAIVSSVSTYFPGIRLEVPSEKDVWYGFRPCSPDGLPYIGPAKGTDNLLVAGGHSMMGLSLGPATGKVIADMAEGRMPEVAVDAFRADRFS; from the coding sequence ATGAAGGCAGTGGTTATCGGCGGCGGTATCACCGGGCTTTGCTCGGCCTGGTACCTGCGCAAGGCAGGATGGGACGTGACCGTGCTGGACCGGTCCGACCTGAAAGACAATTGTTCCTACGGCAACCTGGGCATGATCGTCCCCAGCCATTTCGTTCCCCTGGCCGCACCCGGGATGGTGATGCAGGGGATCAAATGGATGTTTGACTCCAGCAGCCCGTTTTACATAAAGCCTTCTTTGAACCCGGCCCTGGTTTCCTGGGGCTGGAAATTTATGCGGAGCGCCACCCGTGAACACGTGGAGCGCTCCGGACCTTACCTCCGGGACCTGAACGTCTATAGCAAACAACTCTACGAAACCCTGGCGCAGGAGCCGGGGTTCGACTTTGCGCTCGAAAAGAAGGGGATCCTCATGTACTTTAAAACCCCCAGGGTCGCCGAGGAAGAAATCCACCTGGGTATACAGGCCCGCCGGATGGGCCTGGACGTCGAAGCCCTGGAACCCGCCGCCGTACAGGCCCTGGAACCCGGTCTGGATTTGGACATCTTAGGCGCCGTGCACTACCGCTGCGACGCCCACCTTTATCCCAACCGGCTCATGCCGCAGTTGATCGGGGCGCTGCGCGGGGCGGGGGTGACTTTTGAATTGGACGCCCCAGTCACGGGTATCGAGCGTTCGGGGAGCCGCGTGGCGGCCGTTCAAACCACCCGCGACCGGTACACCGCTGACAAATTCGTCCTCACCGGGGGGTCCTGGCTACCGGGACTCGCTGCCATGGCAGGGGTTTCCATCCCCCTTATGCCGGGCAAAGGCTATTCCTTTACCCTCGACAACCCCATCACGTTGTTGAACATCCCGGCGATCCTCTGCGAAGCCAGGGTCGCCATCACGCCCATGGCCGGCAAGATGCGCTATGGGGGTACCATGGAGATCGATAAGGTCAATGACAAAATCCGGATGAACCGGGTCGAGGCCATCGTGTCTTCCGTCTCGACCTACTTCCCGGGCATCCGCCTGGAGGTTCCTTCGGAAAAGGACGTCTGGTATGGCTTCCGTCCTTGCTCCCCGGACGGATTGCCCTATATCGGCCCCGCCAAAGGAACGGACAACCTCCTGGTCGCCGGGGGGCACTCCATGATGGGACTCAGCCTGGGGCCCGCCACCGGCAAGGTGATTGCCGACATGGCGGAAGGGCGGATGCCGGAAGTGGCGGTGGACGCGTTCCGCGCGGACAGGTTCTCGTAA
- a CDS encoding 4-hydroxyproline epimerase translates to MKKTFFCVDAHTCGNPVRLVAGGGPVLEGRNMSEKRQHFLKEYDWIRKGLMFEPRGHDMMSGSILYPPHDPANDVAVLFIETSGCLPMCGHGTIGTITIAIEEGLIVPRIPGVVRMEAPAGLVLIEYKQEGKKVKSVKLTNVASFLAAERIPVECPDLGLLHVDVSYGGNFYAIVDPQENFKGLQDYSAGQLIAWSKVMRDRINAAHTFVHPDNDTIRGCSHILWTGDVLDPTSTARNAVFYGDKAIDRSPCGTGTSARMAQWFAKGKLKEGDTFIHESIIGSRFTGKVEGVTTVGGRPAMIPSIEGWARIYGYNTITIDPEDDPYAYGFQVL, encoded by the coding sequence ATGAAGAAAACGTTTTTCTGTGTAGACGCACATACGTGCGGTAACCCGGTGCGCCTGGTGGCCGGGGGCGGCCCTGTCCTGGAAGGCCGCAACATGAGCGAGAAGCGCCAGCACTTTCTAAAGGAGTATGACTGGATCCGCAAGGGGCTTATGTTCGAGCCCAGGGGGCACGACATGATGAGCGGGAGCATTCTTTACCCGCCCCACGACCCTGCCAACGACGTGGCGGTCCTTTTTATCGAAACCAGCGGCTGTCTGCCGATGTGCGGACACGGGACCATCGGGACCATCACGATCGCGATCGAGGAAGGACTGATCGTCCCCCGCATCCCGGGTGTGGTCCGGATGGAAGCGCCGGCCGGTCTTGTGTTGATCGAGTACAAACAGGAAGGGAAAAAAGTAAAGAGCGTCAAGCTGACAAACGTCGCCTCCTTTCTGGCGGCCGAACGTATCCCCGTGGAATGTCCCGACCTGGGCCTGCTCCACGTGGACGTCAGCTATGGCGGGAATTTCTACGCGATCGTCGACCCCCAGGAGAACTTCAAAGGGCTGCAGGACTATAGCGCCGGTCAGCTCATCGCCTGGTCGAAGGTGATGCGCGACCGGATCAACGCCGCCCATACTTTTGTGCATCCCGATAACGATACCATCCGCGGTTGTTCGCATATCCTCTGGACAGGCGATGTGCTCGACCCCACCTCTACCGCGCGCAACGCGGTCTTTTACGGGGACAAGGCCATCGACCGGAGCCCCTGCGGCACCGGCACCTCCGCGCGCATGGCGCAGTGGTTCGCCAAGGGGAAACTCAAAGAGGGAGATACCTTTATCCACGAAAGCATCATCGGTTCGCGTTTTACGGGGAAAGTAGAAGGCGTGACCACGGTCGGGGGACGGCCCGCCATGATCCCCAGCATCGAAGGCTGGGCAAGGATTTACGGATACAATACGATCACCATAGACCCGGAGGACGATCCTTATGCCTACGGGTTCCAAGTACTATAA